The sequence CGCGCCCGAACGCCGACGTTCTCGCCGTGGCCCAAGACCGGATCGAAGAAAAGACGTTCATCAACGAACTCGACATCGCCACCGCCCCATGGCGGACGATCCGGAGCGTCCAAGCGCTCGATGTCGCGGCGCGCGACATCGGCCTGCCCGCCGTGCTCAAGACCGCGCAACTCGGCTACGACGGCAAGGGCCAGGTCAAGATCGCGCCGGGCGACGACCTCGCCGCCGCCTGGAAGGCGATGGGCGCCGAATGGGGCATCCTGGAAGGGTTCATCGACCTGGAGCGGGAGATTTCGGTGATCGTCGCGCGCGGACTCGACGGCGCCATGGCCGCCTATCCGGCGGTCGAGAACGTGCACACCCGCCACATCCTCGACACCACCACGGCGCCGGCGCGCATCGCGCCCGCGCTTGCCGAGAGGGCGCGCCAATACGCGGAAGCGATCACCGCCGCGCTCGGCGTGGTCGGATTGCTCGCGGTCGAGATGTTTGTCGCGCGCGACGGGCGGCTGCTGGTCAACGAAATCGCGCCTCGGCCGCACAACTCGGGCCACTGGACCCTGGACGCCTGTCCCGTCAGCCAGTTCGAGCAACTGGTGCGGGCCATCACCGGGTTGCCGCTCGGCACGGTCGAACGCCATTCGGACGCGATCATGACCAACCTGATCGGCCGGGACGTGGAGAGCTGGCCCAAGCTCGCGGCCGAACCCGGGGCCTGCCTGCACCTCTACGGCAAGGGCGAGGCGCGCGAAGGCCGCAAGATGGGTCACGTCACCCGGCTTTTCCCCAAGGGATCCCTCGCCCAGTCGGGCGCGGCAAAACTAAACCCATAAATTTCTTGATGTTATTAGGTCTTTCGGCGAATATTCCCATAATTCAATTATGGATTAAGGGGAATCGCCATGACCGGAGGAGAAACGATTTTTCTCGTCGCATCGCTAGCCGCCTTCACGGTGTTCGCGGTGGTCGTCGCCTGGGCCAACAAGCGCACGCGCACCCACTAGCGGGTATTAATAGGCGGGACGGGCTTCGCGGCGAAGCCGCTGCTCGATCTCGCCCATGGACAGGCGCGAAACCTTCACCGCTTCCAGGAGCTCGATCTCGATCAGCTGCGCCCGGTCGAGCCGGTCGGCGATCAGCTTGCGCACGAAGGCGACGATTTCGGGCGCCACTCCCGGCAAAACCAGGATATTGGTGATCAGCTCGCGCCGCACCAGCGGGGGATACTTGACGATTTCCGCCGCCAGCACCCGCTTGACCCCCTGGGAGATCCGTTCGCTGCCGAAGATCCGATCGATGCAGAAGCTGTAGATGCCGAAATCGAGCCGGCCGGCCACGGTGCGGGTGAAGTCGACGAATTCCTGCACGAAATCGC comes from Rhodospirillales bacterium and encodes:
- a CDS encoding 5-(carboxyamino)imidazole ribonucleotide synthase, giving the protein MNPTAPLAPGSVIGIIGGGQLGRMTALAAARLGYRCHILTPEPNSPAGQVAERTVVTPYDDGGALESFARAVDVVTFEFENIPVECVRHLARFKPTRPNADVLAVAQDRIEEKTFINELDIATAPWRTIRSVQALDVAARDIGLPAVLKTAQLGYDGKGQVKIAPGDDLAAAWKAMGAEWGILEGFIDLEREISVIVARGLDGAMAAYPAVENVHTRHILDTTTAPARIAPALAERARQYAEAITAALGVVGLLAVEMFVARDGRLLVNEIAPRPHNSGHWTLDACPVSQFEQLVRAITGLPLGTVERHSDAIMTNLIGRDVESWPKLAAEPGACLHLYGKGEAREGRKMGHVTRLFPKGSLAQSGAAKLNP